From the genome of Solanum lycopersicum chromosome 12, SLM_r2.1:
CGTCTGCCCCAACAAAAACCATGTCAATTTCATCCATGTTGTATGCCACAGCAGAATCTATTAAGAGTTTTACAGGAACATCAAGCTTCGCTAGCTCATTAGACAATCGTAACCCACTCCTGTCTGGCCTCCCTTCTGCATTTTAGATAATGGAATACAGATTATCATGTGATAAAATTATAGTAGCTCATCTTCTCAAATAGGTTTAGATGAAAGCATATGTAATGCGATACTTAAAAATCAACAAGTGTTGCATAATCAAAGAAACTCGGAAAAAAATTTCACGATTAGTCGTTGAGAAAGAGAAACAACATTCTTTTTGACATGGGACTACAGAAAATTTGACTCCTAAAGTTCCATGTGGATCTCCGTaaccaaaacaaataaataaaggagaaaaatcaaAGAAAGTTCTCTCTTTCCCTTATTTGTATTTAACTACCCTGAACATTATTGACTTCTATCTGGTTTACCAACATGCAAAAGTTTGTTTATAAAGCCAGTAAATTGATGATAGAAATGTTTTTCGTTCACTTTTGGCTAACCcaacaaatatgaaaatacaTGCAAAGAAGGGAGAAAACAATTGCCACTTAATTGATAACATATAAAACTATCTAATTCTAGCAATAGTTCATATAAACTAGAAATATAATCTTTCTACACAAACCAGTGCAAAGAACTCGAAAATTCTTCCTATTCTGAGCAGCTGTTTTCAGAACCTCAAACACAACTCTGGAGAAGCCATGTACTAAAATGGTGCAACcatcaaaaataaattcttgGCTGAGCATTGCAATTATCTTCCGAGCctgcataaattttttttggaaacatTGTGAAACAAACCCGATTTCCAACACAAACactgatatatataatattcacTGGATACAAATTACAACGTATAATACACacaataaagaaataatatactaattatagaTAGATTAACATAGAAAAAGGTAACAAGAAGGGGATGAGATACTAGAACAAAGAAAGAGGATAAGAGATAACAGAAAGCCAAAGTTTCGACATAATTTTCATAACCGTTGTTCAAACTCCTGGTCCTCTTTACCAAAGTGTAAATGGGCCAGGATCCCAAATAAAACTCTGTAATAGCCGGTGAGCCCTTACAGGGTCAATTTGGTTCACAACACATTGTGTTAGTTTGATTAAAAtgctttaatatttttcttttaataattacaTGGTATATACCTTATAAGATATTTCCCCAAACTTCTCCGCACGTTCAAGAAAGCGAGACTTGGCTGAATTAAAGTCCTCATATTCCAATGCTGAAGTTCTTGTTACATAGCGCATGAACAAATCACAACCAGCTGTCAAAGAGATGGAGGTTTTATCCCATGACTGCAATACAAACATAAATAGTGAAAGAGCAATAAAGCATAAAATTCTCAAGTCTCTCAGTATGCTTGCAATCAAATTTTACTTGACTACCATGAGATAGATGTGCACTGTTCGGAAATCTACTTTTACACATCAAAATACAAGGGCCTACGACAGCAGGTATTTAAGGAGTTGAATACTAAAGCTCTAATGACATCTGACATATATCCCCCTCCATCAAGGGTGATATTGGATAATCACTACTGCAACGGATCTGCATCCATGTTGTTGTATTAGTCCATCAAAATCATGTTTCGTAAACCACCACTATTTCTCCCTTCAAACCCAAAAGCATACTTCTCTTTTGATAGGTACCGTAATGAGGTAGTGACAATCAAATGAAATCAAATCGAACTATATTCCTCTGATGGCAGGACTATATATGATGGTATGGCTCATTGATACTTAGTTCTTTCAGCAAAACAACAGTGACCTTCAAATATACTTTTAAGAACAAACaacaatgatttttcaaaaatttattccCTTGGCATCCACATTCAATTTATGTTAGCTCAAAAACTCAAAACATCATAATAGACTTTAGAGAAACAGATCCATGTCTTTCAAGAAACTTCCAAATCTCCCATTTGAACAAAACACAGCAGAAATGGGTGTTGTGGGGCCAAACTCCGTCAACACAATTTACAACTTTCACCGctcaaaaaaatctcaaaattccATATGGGGAAATATTAACAAAAGGGGAAAAAGAACCTACTCTACTTATTTAGCACAAAAACAGTTACCATCGAATACGTTATAaggattgaaaaataaaaagtaatttgtctaagaagcattacctaACCTTATTATAAACATGTACCATTTATATCGCTCAATACATCTTAAAGTTGTCTCAAGGGGAGGCTGAGTGGTTAAGGCGTAGGAGTAACACTGTGTGCATTGGATTCCCAACTTTGCACTCCAATAACAACACAGTGTGAGCTCATCAGTTCCACCCTTGGTAGATAATAGGTTGCTGGGTGGAACTGCCGAACACCACGCCATATAAAGAGCAAACTTTTCTATTTTATGtcaaaaagtaaaagtaaaagtaaaagtaaatatAATGTTAACACTTGACTAAAGGAATGTTGACATTTAATTAAAGGATTCAAGGTTACAATTCCACCACCAcagaaaagtattttaaaaaacacaAGAGCAACACTTCCTAAAATAGtagtgaaaaaaagaaaaggaccattttgtgttcctttttcttgagtAAACATTTTCAGACAACGAGAACATGAATGGGCAACAAGTCTACAAAAGCCATTTGAGAGGTAAACATCAAGTTAATTAGAGTAGAGTGTAGTGCTCCCAGACTCTTCATCACCACCACCATAGTGGTCCTCGCCTTTACCAAACATCACTAAGAGATCTTCTCCACCACTGTCCACAACCCCTTCAGTGTCAGTATAGGTGGCAGCAGTCTATTACCACTCTTGCTGCCTCAGGGAATAAGTCCACCAGCATTCATTGTAAGCtggtaaaagaaaaattagcaAATTTGGGCTCCAAACTGTATGCTTTCTCATCTTTGACTTGAACTCTATGACATCCCCTTCACTTCTCCAATTCcaatttctccatttttcttcttctgtgTCCACTCTTTTTGTCACCTCTTTATCAAAAAATGTGTCAAAGGGTGCAATATATTGATTTCCTTGACTGTTGATAGTAAAACTACTACTTCCACCAATTAAAAAACTCAAAGTACCAAATTTAAATGAGTAATTTTGAAGGAATTGAGAAGAACCAAAACAAAAAGGGCGAAAGAGAAGATAAAACGATATGCCTAATAGTAGAGCTAAATTAATTTCAACAAGAGTAGTGATAAGAGGAAAAAAATCGAACCTTGAGAGAATCAGAAGCTTTTTTGAGTTCAATTTCAAGTTCCATCATAGTAGTAGCTTCACTAGACCTTATAACTGAAGCCAAAGCCCTAATAGCAGCAACAGCCTCAGCCAAATCAGGTTGTTTACGCCAattattaaactcatcaatCACATTAAATTTCCCACTCAAATCTCCAGACTTAGAAGAAACATTCGAGGATACAACGTCTTCAGATGGTTGGTCTACGGCAGCTTGAGCCTGAGAAAGCCAGTCACTTGTAACAACTCCATGATGAGCCGCTCTAGTTTGATAGTACGCTGAAATGTCAGGATTAGGGTTaagttgttgttgctgttgctgttgctgttgctgctgctgctccTGTTGTAGTAGGGTTTCAGCCATAGATGATGAATCGGCGACTGAAAGAGGAGAAAGATGGTGACTTCCAGAGACGTCGTTTTGGTTTTTGTCGAGAATGAAAGAAGCTGATCTACGCCACATCTTTTTCGGGAATGTGCACAATGGAGAATCGCCGGAAAAGGCAAAATCGCCGGTGAAGTTGTGAATCAAATTCTGttgaataaaaaatgagaaTCTGACGTTCTTATTAGCATAATGatttaattacaaattttaaaatttaaatcaaataattaaaataaaatgataatatataaaaggtaaaataaagaatttcttatattaaattGAAGGATGAATATTTTAAACGAAACTTAAATTAAACTTATGAACtacgttaattaattaataagggatatattaataaatatgtgtAATTGATATGGTTACTTTTGTTTCGGAAAATAATATTACTGCACATTGCTTTACTTTATTTaagtaacatatttttttgcttctatttctatgttaaaataattttattgtcGGTCAAacatcttaattttttaagaaaaatatgattttctttatagaaaaaattcTACCATAGTAGAAAAgtgggtcaaaaataccctttaacTATTTGAAACAGCTTGTATATACCCTTAAACTTTATTTCGACTCAAAACTATCCTTCCTGTCATACTATTGAGTCAAAAGTACCTTTTTATTAACAGAGTTTCAACTTTCGCTAATAAGAAGATCACTTTTGATccaatagtttgacgggaaggatagttttgagccgaaatataatttaaggatATATATGAGCTACTTCGGatagtttaaggatatttttgacccttttcctttCAGTCTATGTGGCAGTGAAAATCTATTGTGGTGTCATGTGGCatccacatgacatttaacaaTTTTCGTTAATTAGAAGGACATTGTTGACCCAATAATTTGACGGGATAGATagttttgagccaaaatataattttaataataacaattttcaCTGACCTCTATTGAAGAttgaagaggaagaaaaaaggttttggattcaACTGTTTGCCTTCAACAACAGCTACAATCTTGATGTAATTTATCATCTCTCTTCAATTTTGAATTCGATTTTTGCAGCTGCTTTTACATTGTTTGTGGCATTTTGCTTTTGCATTTGCTTTTGTTTATGAGCAAACAAAAATTAGGGATAAAATGGCTCTACAAATATTTAGAGTGCCATTAATTTGATCAGACAAATAATCATCTgcttttgaattaatttttcagTAAGAATCCTCCTTTTTTTTCTACTTCTATCCCTTTTGCTCTAATATGGGTTCTACCAAAACCAAACAAGAAAATCAAATGAACAAACACcttgaatttattattaaaactaaattgtgaaataaataaacaaaatacaagAAAACTGTAACCGAAAGTCTTTGACATAAAGTAAACAGTGGCTAAAAAGATGCTTAGAAAAGAAGAGCACAAGATTTGTAGCACGTAGACAGAATTTCATGTGTTTACCAATTCTTTAGGATcaattcttaatatatatatatatatatatatatatatatatatataataatgctCAAGTACCCCTCAACATATGttcgaaatctcaaagacacacttatattatactaaggtcctattatcctcctgaacttattttattaataattttttaccccttttcgacctacgtggcactatcttgtgagGCCAACGaaggttgacttttttttaaattcgtgtcacgtaggctaaaaagggatagaaatttacttataaaataagttcaggggtaataggaccttagtatagtataagtatgtctctgagatttcggacgtctctgagatttcggacatagattgagaGGGTAATTGTGCATTatcttacatatatatatatatatgattagtaAGATATTAATAGCCAAGTTTGACATATTCCAACTTTATTGAGTGGGACAAACTTGGGACTTCTACTGTCATTttggagaaaaatgaaaaatattacaagTAAAAGGAAGAATAAGAAGAGAGCAATGAATTGAGCTAGGAGAAGAAGTTGGAAATTTGCATCATGAAATTATTTCTCTATCCACATGAGTCAAGTTAAATTTTTCGTCATGGTTTTGTGCTCACATGAGTTGAGCTAAATTGTTAGTCATGTAAACTGTCAAGTAGAAATTACTGAAAAGATTATAGGTTACGATAGAAAAAGGAATAAGTATAGTGataatttaattgttatttcaacaattattacaatacaaatatttatgtGTAAACCTATCAGATTAgtcataacttttaaaaaaaacactacaATATAATGTGGTGTGTCCGAGTCCTTGAGAGAAGAAAGGTTGAAAAACTAAACCGTTGGGAGATAACAACGAGTCAATGACTATTCTACTTCAACATAGTTCATGACGAAGTCATCGTAAAAGACTATCCATAACATAAGCTGCGACTTTGCTTATTACAGACaccttttttttgttcttcaactttttaaattatatgtgtgtgtatgtatatgtatatatgtatgtatgtacatTACATGGTTGATTCTGAGAAtcaaaacaacataaccaaacGTACACTCTCTATATAATTGTTCTTAAACATACAACATTCtt
Proteins encoded in this window:
- the LOC101261101 gene encoding uncharacterized protein, with protein sequence MWRRSASFILDKNQNDVSGSHHLSPLSVADSSSMAETLLQQEQQQQQQQQQQQQLNPNPDISAYYQTRAAHHGVVTSDWLSQAQAAVDQPSEDVVSSNVSSKSGDLSGKFNVIDEFNNWRKQPDLAEAVAAIRALASVIRSSEATTMMELEIELKKASDSLKSWDKTSISLTAGCDLFMRYVTRTSALEYEDFNSAKSRFLERAEKFGEISYKARKIIAMLSQEFIFDGCTILVHGFSRVVFEVLKTAAQNRKNFRVLCTEGRPDRSGLRLSNELAKLDVPVKLLIDSAVAYNMDEIDMVFVGADGVVESGGVINMMGTYQIALVAKSMNKPVYVAAESYKFARLYPLDQKDMFPALRPIDFGVPIPSKVEVETSARDYTPPQYLTLLFTDLGVLTPSVVSDELIQLYL